A genomic window from Silene latifolia isolate original U9 population chromosome Y, ASM4854445v1, whole genome shotgun sequence includes:
- the LOC141628395 gene encoding uncharacterized protein LOC141628395, translated as MLEPSIQKLGEADKGELEDQQDGAALLPTTDGQTAVQPNDPSADQTDNWDWRMPYLDWLRHGKLPDDKKEVRGFKMKASRFVLIDNALFRKSLAGPYLRCLDKQEAQTVLHALHNGECENHVGGRSFFKCITLDSNIYGTLKVLLAGLSTANAE; from the exons ATGCTGGAACCATCTATCCAAAAATTAGGAGAAGCAGATAAAGGAGAACTAGAAGATCAGCAAGATGGGGCGGCACTTCTTCCAACTACAGATGGCCAGACAGCTGTCCAGCCAAACGATCCGTCAGCTGACCAGACAGATAACTGGGACTGGCGGATGCCATACTTAGATTGGTTGAGACACGGcaagctgccagatgacaagaaggaggtAAGGGGCTTTaaaatgaaagcctccagatTCGTACTAATTGATAATGCGCTTTTTAGAAAATCGTTGGCAGGACcatacttacggtgcctggataaacaagaagcacagactgtatTGCATGCCCTCCACAATGGCGAATGTGAAAACCATGTAGGGGGCAGAA GCTTCTTTAAATGCATCACTCTGGACTCTAATATCTATGGTACGTTAAAAGTGTTGCTAGCAGGGCTGTCAACTGCAAACGCGGAGTGA